In Bacillus thuringiensis, the DNA window TGTGTCTCTGGACGGTGGTCTTCCCCAATAATACCATTTGGAGTTGCACCAGCCACGTTAAAGTATCTGAAAATCTTGTAACGTAAATTAGAAGCTTGGCTATACCAATGAAGCATCTTCTCGATTGCTAACTTCGTTTCTCCATACGTATTCGTTGGATTTGTCATCGTTTCCTCAGTAATAAGTTCCACATCTACATCACCATACGCTGCCGCAGTAGAAGAGAAAATAAATTTATCTACCTTAAACTCATCCATTACCTCTAATAAGCAAAGTGCACCATACACATTGTTATTATAATATTGAAGAGGCTTCTCCATACTAACTCCAACTAAAGAATCAGCTGCGAAATGCATAACCGCCTCAATATTTTCTTGTGTAAAAACATCTCTTAAAAATGCTTTATCACGAAGGTCGCCATTATAAAACTTCGCACCTTCCGTAATTGCATCCTCATGACCAGTTTGTAAGTTATCTACTACTACAACAGATAAACCTTCGTCTACTAATTTTTTCACAGCGTGAGAACCGATATAACCAGCTCCGCCGCAGATTAGAATTGAATTCATTGTCTTCCTCCTACATATATTAGGATTTCTTATTCACTTACTTATTATAAAAGGTATACGATTGCTCGTATACCTTTTGTGTACCTTTATTACTTAGCAACGAAATAATCTGTTACATATTGTGCCCAAACTTCGTGGCCTTTAGCACTTGAGAAACCGAATTCTGTCTAAAGGAGTTTGGTCATTACTTATTACTTAGTTACTTCAAGATGCGCTCTTAATTTATTCGTTAAATCTTGTTTTGCTGCATCTGGAACATAGTAGTACCAAATGCCATCAGCTGCCTTGTGACCATCACCTGGGATTTGGATATCCTCACTATTTTTCAAGCAATCTTTATAGTTCTTTTGCATATCAAACATTTGATCTTGCGTTAAGTTTGTCTTCACATTCTTTTGAATTGCTGCTAATACATCTCCATAACCTGTTAAAGAAGAGAAGCTTGCACCTTTTTTGATAACACCTTGCATCACTTGACGTTGGCGCATCTGACGACCAAAGTCACCACGTGGATCTTGTTTACGCATACGTGTGAATGCTAGAGCTTGGTCACCTGTTAAATGAATATTCCCTTTCGCAAAATGATGTCCATCCTGCGTAAATTCTAAATCATTAGTTACATCTACCCCACCGACTGCATCAACGATATCTTTAAAGCCTTCCATGTTCACTTCAATATAATAATTAATAGGAACATTTAAGAAATTTTCGACTGTCGCTACAGACATATCTACTCCGCCGAATGCATAAGCATGATTGATTTTATCGCTTTTACCTTTTCCAACAATTTCTGTATAAGTATCACGAGGAATACTTACTGTTTTCATAGAGTTATTTTTAGGATTTAATGTAATTACCATTAAAGAGTCTGAACGCCCTTTATCATTACCACGCTCGTCTGCCCCTAGTAATAAAATTGACACTGGTTCACTCTTGCTAACTTTTTCTCCAACGTTACTGTTGTTTTGATCACGTTTTAAAGGTTGATGAACTTCCTTTAATGTATTAGATACAGAAGAATATACATTATAGGCATAAACTCCTCCACCTATGATTAGTACTCCGAGAATACCGAGTACCCAAAATAAAATTTTCTTTTTCATACCTTTACCCTCTTTATCAAAATTTAAAATAATATATCTATTTTTATACTCCCCACTATATTACATTATTCTTGATTAAAAATAAAAGATAAATTAAAAAGAGCAATTAGTATTTGCCATCAAAACAAGAAAAACTCCATCAATTCAATGATGAAGTTTTTTATTATCTTCTATATTCATATAAGTGTAATTTCCCCATAAAACAAAAAGATCCACACTTCTAATTTCTAATTATTTTTCAGTTTGGCCATCCTCTCGCATTAAGATGGATTTTTTCTATATTTATATAAATCCCTTGTTCCACGCATATCAAAGAAAAATAACTTAACATTCAGACAATTAATATGAATGAACCCCTATGCATAGTACCTTTATCCCTTCACTACTTTTCTCTGATATACCAAATATCTTTTGAAATGTCTTTGCAGCTAACAGCTACATAGTCATCGTTCCAAACAAAATTACCCGATTTAAAAATTGCAATCATCCTTGGATTATTTTGATATAAAAACATATCGCCATCTTTAAACTTTCCATTCTCATAATCATGTAAAACCTCATATAGCTTCACATTCATCATCTCTTTTTCTCTATTTTGATAAACTCATTTTATATTTCTTTTACTAAAAAGTTGTGTTTTTCTTATGAAATCGCTGTGAACCTTTATAATTTTTTAAAAATCCTACCCTTATACACTTAACGGTTTAATTTATAAATTCCTACCTTTGCTTTATTCTTTCATCATGCTATAAATACCTGCAAATTTATATAAATTCCCTTCCTATTATTCCAATTTCCCCCTAACTTATTTAATAAAAACTCTTACTAATATTCTATAGTGTTACTACTACTAAACTTATTTGTTAAAAAAATCACATATTAATACTTGCAAATAAAATAGGTGGACACAAGGCTAAAAATTCAACCCGGTATCCACCTATCTGTATAAAAAACATTTTACGTTTACTATTCTTTTTTATCTCCAAGGGCGAACGTTATTTCTGTCTCACAAGCAATTTCACCATCTACAGTAGCAATTGCTTTTCCTTTTCCAATCGCTCCACGTACACGTGTCATTTCAACTTCTAAACGAAGTTGGTCACCTGGACGGACTTGTCGTTTAAAACGGCAATTATCGATGCCTGCGAAGAATGCTAAACGGCCACGATTCTCCTCTTTCTTCAACATAGCAACAGCACCAACTTGTGCTAACGCCTCTACAATTAAAACACCTGGCATTACAGGATAATCTGGAAAATGTCCATTAAAAAATTCTTCATTAGCTGTAACATTCTTTATCCCAATAGCACGCTTTCCTTCTTCTACTTCTAAAACTTTATCCACTAGTAGAAATGGATAGCGATGAGGAATTATTTCTTTAATTTGTTGAATATCTAGCATACACTTCTCTCCTTAAACAAGATTGGTCATACCACCGGAAGTTATACTATCATTATCCCATTTTAAATCTCATTTGTCATTATAAAAAAGGATTTCAAGATTTCTCTTCTAAATAAAAAAATGTATACACTCTTTTCAATGTGTATTATCACTGACACGGAGGTTGAAAAGAGTGTATACCCAAGTTAGGGAAAGGCAAATTATATCAAATATATTAAGCCTTAATGTCGTATTCAAGATTCATTATATATGACAAAAATAAGAAATTAAAACCTAATTTTCGACCTTTTTCGTATTAATTCCCCAATATTACTCAGGATTTCTCTATTTTCCTTACATTCTCTTAAATGTGATATTTAGAAATATGAATTTTAATAAAAAATCATTAAAATAAAGCAAAAAACGCTTGTAATAGAATTTACATAACTATATTATAATAAAATGAATGTGTGATTTTATTCTACTTATTCAAATACCTTTATTTTTAGAAAGGAATCCAAAAATGGCAAAAGGTATACATACTATAGAGTTAAATACTTCACCAGATCAAATTTGGAAATTTATTAGCGATATAAACAATTGGGCTCCACTAGTCACAGGTTATGTTAAACATAAAATTATTGATGACAAACATTCGACTTGGCGTTTGCACGGTGATTTAGGATTTATTAAACGAGACGTTAATCTCAATGTTGAAATTATTGAATGGCAAATGCCTAATAAAATTAGCTTTACGATGACTTCTCCAACTAAAAAATTAATTGGTAGTGGCTTTTTTCATGCTGAATCAATCTCTCCTTCTACTACAAAAGTAACGAGTCAGTTAGATTTACGAACAACTGGTACAGGAGCCTTTGTTTTTAACGGCGCCATAAAACCATTTGTTCCCAAAATGACAAAGCAGCTTTCTAAAAAAGTAGCAGATAAATTAATGAAACAGTTATAAAAAACCATCTCAGAAATTTATTTTACAATAAATTTCCGGGATGGTTTTTTTGAAAGTTAATTATTAACCATTTCTTTTTGTAATAACTTCTCCATATAGCTTAATAATTCATTCTTTAATCCATCATGCTGTAATGCCATTTCAATTGTTGTCTGAATGAATCCAAGCTTCTCTCCAACGTCGTATCGCTTTCCTTCGAAATCATAAGCAAATACTCTTTGTATCTCATTTAAACGCTGAATAGCATCCGTCAACTGAATCTCGCCACCTGCTCCTGTTTGTTGATTCTCTAAGAACGTGAAAATCTCAGGCGTTAATACATAGCGCCCCATAATTGCTAAGTTGGATGGTGCTGTTCCTTCAGCTGGCTTTTCTACAAACTTACTAACTTGATAACTACGCCCCTTTTGTACTAGTGGATCAATAATACCATAGCGATGTGTCTCCGTCTCCGGAACAGTTTGAACACCAATTACCGATGATTGTGTTGCCTCATATTGATCCATTAATTGGCGTAAGCATGGTGTTTCAGCTTGTACAATATCATCACCAAGTAAAACAGCGAATGGCTCATTACCAATAAACTTACGAGCACACCATACAGCATGACCTAAACCTTTTGGTTCTTTTTGACGAATATAGTGGATATTAATTTTAGAAGACTCCTGCACCTTCTTAAGGATTTCATGCTTACCCTTTTCTAGTAAGTTCTGTTCCAACTCAAAAGAATGATCAAAGTGATCTTCGATAGCACGCTTTCCTTTTCCAGTTACAATAATAATATCTTCAATTCCAGATTGAATCGCTTCTTCCACAATGTATTGAATTGTTGGTTTATCAACAATTGGTAACATTTCCTTTGGCATTGCTTTAGTTGCTGGTAAAAAACGAGTTCCTAATCCAGCTGCTGGTATAATAGCTTTTTTTACTGTTTTCATTCCTACTCCATCCTTACTTAATAACTTTTAATTTTAATCATATTGTTGCAAGTTACAATCTATCTTTCACCTATTCGCTTTTAAAAATCTCAATATATATTCTTTTTTAAGCTTCATAATTTTTACCAACTGCTTAATTGTTTAAAATAAGGTTTATCTTTGTAAAAAAGATAAACCTCCAACAAAGCCTACTATTATTACTTTTTCACTATCGATATTGATTGTACTTCTTTATGCGTTTCATCGGAACGTGCAGAAATATAATAACTTTTAGTTTCATAGAAATAATTTTTTTCATTATCATTGTTCATCGTTTCGGTACCTAATACTTCATGTAATTTTGCAAATGACATTGAAATATCTTGAAGCACAACTTCAACAATCTTATCTTGTGAAATAACAAATTGAATATTTCCATCTTTAATAATTTTTTTCCCAACTTGATTCGGCAATGTAATTAAGGGGCTAGGATATTCTACCTTTAGCTCATCAATTGCTTTCCCTAAATATCCTGGAGCGATTACAATATTCGCACCGTATACACGCTTCAATAAATCGGTTAAATTTGTTAATTTTATATCTTCAGCTATTTCAGTTCCTAATTTAAATGGTTCCATATACTTTGTATTAATCCATCCACTTTCACCATTTAATAGCTTAACTTCTAACCATTCTTCATTTTTTTCTACGCTCTTATCTTTATTATCTACACTAAAAATCTCACCAAAATTTGCTATACCTATTTTATCACTATTTAGCTTTGCTTCTTTACGGATACTAATCCCATTACTCATTACAACGTACTTCTGTACCTTTTCTTTTTCGCTTATCTTATTTTCAGATACAGTCTTACTTGAAACAATTTTTTCTGCATTCGTTTTTGCCTTATTAGAAACTAACAACATATCCTTATAATAAATTCCTGCAGTAATTCCTGCTACTATCATTGTTAAAACAATAGCAGGTATAACAAATTTTTTTCTCTTTACTTTGACTTTGCGGTAAGGCTTTCTTTTAATACTTGTAGGATTTGCTTGTAATAATCCGTGTTGACAATTCGATAACTCTT includes these proteins:
- the galE gene encoding UDP-glucose 4-epimerase GalE, producing MNSILICGGAGYIGSHAVKKLVDEGLSVVVVDNLQTGHEDAITEGAKFYNGDLRDKAFLRDVFTQENIEAVMHFAADSLVGVSMEKPLQYYNNNVYGALCLLEVMDEFKVDKFIFSSTAAAYGDVDVELITEETMTNPTNTYGETKLAIEKMLHWYSQASNLRYKIFRYFNVAGATPNGIIGEDHRPETHLIPLVLQVALGQREKIMMFGEDYNTPDGTCIRDYIHVEDLVAAHFLGLKDLQNGGESDFYNLGNGNGFSVKEIVDAVREVTNHEIPAEIAPRRAGDPARLVASSQKAKEKLGWDPQYVNVKTIIEHAWNWHQKQPNGYAK
- the lytR gene encoding transcription antiterminator LytR, yielding MKKKILFWVLGILGVLIIGGGVYAYNVYSSVSNTLKEVHQPLKRDQNNSNVGEKVSKSEPVSILLLGADERGNDKGRSDSLMVITLNPKNNSMKTVSIPRDTYTEIVGKGKSDKINHAYAFGGVDMSVATVENFLNVPINYYIEVNMEGFKDIVDAVGGVDVTNDLEFTQDGHHFAKGNIHLTGDQALAFTRMRKQDPRGDFGRQMRQRQVMQGVIKKGASFSSLTGYGDVLAAIQKNVKTNLTQDQMFDMQKNYKDCLKNSEDIQIPGDGHKAADGIWYYYVPDAAKQDLTNKLRAHLEVTK
- the fabZ gene encoding 3-hydroxyacyl-ACP dehydratase FabZ — protein: MLDIQQIKEIIPHRYPFLLVDKVLEVEEGKRAIGIKNVTANEEFFNGHFPDYPVMPGVLIVEALAQVGAVAMLKKEENRGRLAFFAGIDNCRFKRQVRPGDQLRLEVEMTRVRGAIGKGKAIATVDGEIACETEITFALGDKKE
- a CDS encoding CoxG family protein → MAKGIHTIELNTSPDQIWKFISDINNWAPLVTGYVKHKIIDDKHSTWRLHGDLGFIKRDVNLNVEIIEWQMPNKISFTMTSPTKKLIGSGFFHAESISPSTTKVTSQLDLRTTGTGAFVFNGAIKPFVPKMTKQLSKKVADKLMKQL
- the galU gene encoding UTP--glucose-1-phosphate uridylyltransferase GalU; translated protein: MKTVKKAIIPAAGLGTRFLPATKAMPKEMLPIVDKPTIQYIVEEAIQSGIEDIIIVTGKGKRAIEDHFDHSFELEQNLLEKGKHEILKKVQESSKINIHYIRQKEPKGLGHAVWCARKFIGNEPFAVLLGDDIVQAETPCLRQLMDQYEATQSSVIGVQTVPETETHRYGIIDPLVQKGRSYQVSKFVEKPAEGTAPSNLAIMGRYVLTPEIFTFLENQQTGAGGEIQLTDAIQRLNEIQRVFAYDFEGKRYDVGEKLGFIQTTIEMALQHDGLKNELLSYMEKLLQKEMVNN
- the tagH gene encoding teichoic acids export ABC transporter ATP-binding subunit TagH — translated: MSYKVKFEHVTKKYKMYSKSSDKLKDLFFRNDNGDYHYALNNVSFEVPEGEIVGIVGLNGSGKSTLSNLIAGVTIPNKGKVTINGSASLIAISSGLNNQLTGIENIELKALMMGLTKEQIKEITPKVIEFADIGKFMYQPVKTYSSGMKSRIGFAISVHINPDILVIDEALSVGDQTFTKKCLDKMNEFKEQGKTIFFISHSLSQVKNFCTKALWLHYGQFKEYGDVDEVVGHYEGFLKRYNQMTAEEREKQKEEELSNCQHGLLQANPTSIKRKPYRKVKVKRKKFVIPAIVLTMIVAGITAGIYYKDMLLVSNKAKTNAEKIVSSKTVSENKISEKEKVQKYVVMSNGISIRKEAKLNSDKIGIANFGEIFSVDNKDKSVEKNEEWLEVKLLNGESGWINTKYMEPFKLGTEIAEDIKLTNLTDLLKRVYGANIVIAPGYLGKAIDELKVEYPSPLITLPNQVGKKIIKDGNIQFVISQDKIVEVVLQDISMSFAKLHEVLGTETMNNDNEKNYFYETKSYYISARSDETHKEVQSISIVKK